One window of Pectobacterium carotovorum genomic DNA carries:
- a CDS encoding lysophospholipid acyltransferase family protein — protein sequence MFSLDAILQDLVPHRHTPPWQKTVLRSLLFENEMQQFARRYPHLKGLDLVEQILDYFNFNCEMVEGDLENIPSQGPVVLVANHPIGSLDGLALLRTVASVRPDVRIVASQLLSYVAPLKNLFFSVDNFNNRTKRQQVNAIQQHLEGDGAIIVFPAGEVSRASLQGIRDGHWHNGFIRMASKARAPVVPIHIGGRNSTLFYLSSMVYRPLSTLLLVREMFGQRGQTLKLRIGARVPYASWSQGEWNANDLAARFRRHVYRLGQGKPGCFAGEKPIALAEDRVLLKRALSECETLGSTPDGKIVYLYRRGEEDYVPLLRELGRLREIAFRAVGEGSGQRRDLDSYDDDYLHLILWDDRELEIVGAYRFVSTANLIAEKGKSGLYSHSLFQYGDEMDPILASGIELGRSFIQPKYWGKRGLDYLWLGIGAYLARYPEHRYLFGPVSLSGTLPPHARDLLVAFYRLHFTPDQPLATSRRPYPASLPDVLKQFEGTDYQQDLTRLKSMLSNMGCAIPTLYKQYSELCEPGGVRFIDFGIDPDFNNCIDGLVLVDLKQLKASRYQRYIAPFTSEQTS from the coding sequence ATGTTTAGCTTAGACGCCATTCTGCAAGATCTTGTCCCGCATCGCCATACGCCACCCTGGCAGAAAACGGTTTTGCGTTCTCTGCTATTTGAAAATGAAATGCAGCAATTTGCGCGGCGTTACCCGCATTTGAAAGGATTGGATCTGGTCGAACAGATTCTTGATTACTTCAACTTCAATTGTGAAATGGTCGAAGGGGATTTAGAAAATATCCCCAGTCAAGGGCCGGTGGTATTGGTTGCCAACCACCCTATTGGCTCACTGGACGGGCTGGCGCTACTCCGCACCGTTGCCAGCGTCAGGCCCGATGTCCGCATCGTCGCCAGCCAGCTACTCTCTTATGTCGCCCCACTCAAAAATCTGTTTTTTTCCGTCGATAACTTCAATAACCGCACCAAACGCCAACAGGTCAACGCCATCCAGCAGCATTTGGAAGGTGACGGCGCGATCATCGTCTTCCCGGCAGGCGAGGTTTCACGCGCTAGCCTGCAAGGGATTCGCGACGGTCACTGGCATAATGGTTTTATCCGCATGGCGAGCAAAGCCCGCGCGCCCGTGGTTCCGATTCATATCGGCGGACGCAACAGTACGCTGTTCTATCTCTCCTCCATGGTTTATCGCCCGCTGTCCACCCTTCTGTTGGTGAGAGAAATGTTTGGTCAGCGCGGACAAACTCTCAAGCTGCGTATCGGTGCCCGAGTTCCCTATGCGTCCTGGAGTCAGGGCGAGTGGAACGCCAATGATCTGGCGGCCCGTTTCCGACGTCACGTTTATCGGTTGGGACAAGGAAAGCCCGGCTGTTTTGCCGGTGAAAAACCCATTGCGCTGGCCGAAGACCGCGTGCTGCTGAAGCGCGCGCTGTCAGAGTGTGAAACGCTGGGCAGCACGCCGGATGGCAAGATTGTCTATCTGTATCGGCGCGGTGAAGAAGATTACGTGCCGCTATTGCGCGAACTCGGACGCCTGCGCGAAATCGCCTTCCGCGCGGTGGGCGAAGGATCCGGCCAACGCCGCGATCTGGACAGCTATGACGATGACTATTTGCATCTGATCCTATGGGATGACCGCGAGTTGGAGATTGTCGGTGCCTATCGCTTTGTCTCGACGGCCAATTTGATCGCAGAAAAAGGGAAAAGCGGCCTCTACAGCCATAGTCTGTTCCAGTACGGTGACGAAATGGATCCGATACTGGCGTCAGGGATTGAGCTGGGACGCAGTTTCATCCAGCCCAAATACTGGGGTAAGCGTGGACTGGATTATCTCTGGCTGGGTATCGGTGCCTATCTGGCGCGCTATCCAGAACACCGCTATTTGTTCGGCCCGGTGTCACTTTCCGGCACCTTGCCGCCGCATGCACGCGACTTGCTGGTTGCATTTTATCGTCTGCACTTCACGCCCGATCAGCCGCTGGCTACGTCACGCCGCCCTTATCCGGCCTCGCTGCCTGACGTGCTGAAACAGTTTGAGGGAACAGACTACCAGCAGGATCTCACGCGGTTGAAAAGCATGCTCAGCAACATGGGGTGTGCGATCCCCACGCTCTACAAGCAGTATTCAGAGCTGTGTGAGCCGGGAGGCGTGCGGTTTATCGACTTTGGCATCGATCCCGATTTCAATAACTGCATCGACGGTCTGGTGCTCGTCGATCTGAAGCAGTTGAAAGCGTCACGCTATCAGCGCTATATCGCCCCTTTTACCAGCGAGCAAACGTCTTGA
- a CDS encoding citrate synthase — MTVRTSTLTAEGQADITLDMRSGVLGKTAVDIRPLGEHGLCSYDPGFANTAGCESAITYIDAVNSVLLHRGFPVEQLAEQCDFTEVCYILLHGEAPSAEAYAKFADNITRHTLVHEQITRMFSGFRRDSHPMALMCAVVGALAAFYHDVLDIHNAEHRELAAVRLLSKMPTLAAMCYKYSIEQPSVYPRNSLSYTSNFLHMLFSIPAEKYEVNPVLERAMNRILILHADHGQCPSTMAVRASGSSGANPFACIAAGLASMWGPLHGGANEACMRMLEEIKTVDRVPEFVRRAKDRCDSFRLMGFGNSVYQHFDPRAAILRKTCYEVLNELGTEDSLLQVAMELEHIAMTDAYFLENRLYPSVDFYTSVILKAMGLPSSMFTVISTVGRTIGWIAHWDEMHKQEDISIYRPRQIYTGQPRRDYISQKA, encoded by the coding sequence ATGACAGTCAGAACGTCCACGTTGACGGCAGAAGGGCAGGCGGATATCACGCTGGATATGCGTTCCGGCGTGCTGGGAAAAACAGCGGTGGATATTCGTCCACTCGGTGAACACGGGCTGTGCAGTTATGACCCCGGTTTTGCCAATACGGCAGGGTGCGAGTCGGCGATTACCTATATTGATGCGGTGAATAGCGTGCTGCTGCATCGGGGCTTCCCTGTCGAACAGCTCGCTGAGCAGTGTGACTTTACTGAAGTCTGTTACATCCTGCTGCATGGCGAAGCGCCTTCGGCGGAAGCGTATGCGAAATTTGCCGACAACATCACCCGCCATACGCTGGTTCATGAGCAAATTACCCGGATGTTCAGCGGCTTTCGTCGCGATTCCCACCCGATGGCGCTGATGTGCGCGGTGGTGGGCGCGCTGGCCGCGTTCTATCACGATGTCTTGGATATCCATAACGCGGAACACCGCGAGCTGGCGGCGGTGCGACTGCTGTCGAAAATGCCGACGCTGGCGGCGATGTGCTACAAATATTCCATCGAACAGCCGTCCGTGTACCCCCGTAATTCGCTTTCCTATACGAGCAACTTCCTGCACATGCTGTTTTCGATTCCGGCGGAGAAATATGAAGTGAATCCGGTGCTGGAACGGGCGATGAACCGCATCCTGATTTTGCATGCCGATCATGGTCAGTGTCCGTCTACGATGGCGGTCAGAGCATCGGGTTCTTCCGGTGCGAACCCGTTTGCCTGCATTGCGGCTGGGCTGGCGTCGATGTGGGGGCCGTTACACGGTGGGGCGAACGAGGCCTGTATGCGCATGCTGGAAGAAATTAAAACGGTCGATCGCGTCCCTGAATTTGTACGACGCGCGAAAGACCGCTGTGATTCATTCCGCCTGATGGGATTCGGTAACTCTGTCTACCAGCATTTCGATCCACGCGCGGCGATTCTGCGTAAAACTTGTTATGAAGTGCTCAATGAACTCGGCACGGAAGACAGCCTGTTGCAGGTGGCGATGGAGCTGGAACATATCGCCATGACTGATGCCTATTTTCTGGAGAATAGACTCTACCCGAGCGTCGATTTCTACACCTCGGTCATTCTCAAAGCGATGGGGCTGCCTTCATCGATGTTTACGGTTATCTCCACCGTCGGCAGAACGATCGGCTGGATTGCGCATTGGGATGAGATGCATAAACAGGAAGACATCAGCATCTACCGTCCACGCCAGATTTATACCGGGCAGCCTCGCCGGGACTATATTTCTCAAAAAGCGTAA
- the ompR gene encoding two-component system response regulator OmpR, protein MQENYKILVVDDDMRLRALLERYLTEQGFQVRSVANAEQMDRLLTRESFHLMVLDLMLPGEDGLSICRRLRSQSNPMPIIMVTAKGEEVDRIVGLEIGADDYIPKPFNPRELLARIRAVLRRQANELPGAPSQEEAIIAFGKFKLNLGTREMFRDDEPMPLTSGEFAVLKALVSHPREPLSRDKLMNLARGREYSAMERSIDVQISRLRRMVEEDPAHPRYIQTVWGLGYVFVPDGSKA, encoded by the coding sequence ATGCAAGAGAACTATAAAATTCTGGTTGTAGATGACGACATGCGTTTGCGGGCGCTATTAGAGCGTTATCTGACCGAGCAGGGTTTTCAGGTACGTAGCGTAGCCAATGCTGAACAGATGGACCGTTTACTGACCCGTGAATCCTTTCACCTTATGGTGCTGGATTTAATGCTGCCGGGCGAAGATGGGCTGTCCATCTGCCGTCGCTTGCGTAGCCAGAGCAACCCAATGCCGATCATTATGGTGACGGCGAAAGGGGAAGAAGTTGATCGTATCGTCGGACTGGAAATCGGCGCGGACGACTATATTCCTAAACCTTTCAACCCGCGTGAACTGCTGGCGCGCATCCGTGCGGTGCTGCGTCGTCAGGCGAATGAACTGCCAGGTGCGCCGTCGCAGGAAGAAGCCATTATCGCGTTTGGTAAATTCAAGCTGAACCTGGGCACGCGCGAAATGTTCCGCGATGATGAACCGATGCCGTTAACCAGCGGCGAGTTTGCCGTGCTTAAGGCGCTGGTGAGCCACCCGCGTGAACCGCTGTCTCGCGATAAGCTGATGAATCTGGCCCGTGGTCGTGAATACAGCGCGATGGAGCGTTCCATCGACGTACAAATTTCTCGTCTGCGCCGCATGGTGGAAGAGGATCCGGCGCATCCGCGCTATATCCAGACCGTGTGGGGTCTTGGCTACGTGTTTGTCCCGGACGGCAGTAAGGCATGA
- a CDS encoding RNA-binding transcriptional accessory protein: MNDSLSHIIASELQARTEQVDAAVRLLDEGNTVPFIARYRKEVTGGLDDTQLRQLETRLGYLRELEDRRQTILKSIDDQGKLTAQLATAIKGTLSKTELEDLYLPYKPKRRTRGQIAIEAGLEPLADSLWQDPSQEPELTAQAYVDAEKGVADVKAALDGARYILMERFAEDATLLAKVRNYLWKNAHLVSRVVEGKEEEGAKFRDYFDHHEPIAQVPSHRALAMFRGRNEGVLQLALNADPQHEEAPRESYCEQIIIDHLNLRLGNAAADSWRRAVISWTWRIKVLLHLETELMGSVREKAEDEAINVFARNMHDLLMAAPAGMRATMGLDPGLRTGVKVAVVDATGKLVATDTIYPHTGQAAKAAPIVAALCLKYQVELVAIGNGTASRETERFFLDTQKQFPDIKAQKVIVSEAGASVYSASELAALEFPDLDVSLRGAVSIARRLQDPLAELVKIDPKSIGVGQYQHDVSQSLLAKKLDAVVEDCVNAVGVDLNTASVALLTRVAGLTRMMAQNIVTWRDENGRFHNREQLLKVSRLGPKAFEQCAGFLRINHGNNPLDASTVHPEAYPIVERILAATEQALQELMGNPNALRNLKPSDFTDERFGVPTVTDIIKELEKPGRDPRPEFKTASFADGVETLNDLLPGMILEGAVTNVTNFGAFVDIGVHQDGLVHISSLADHFVDDPHKVVKAGDIVKVKVMEVDLQRKRIALTMRLDEQPGDTASRRGGGSARGDSNTSSRQPAGKSRPRPASAPVAGNSAMGDALAAAFKKR, encoded by the coding sequence ATGAATGATTCATTAAGCCACATTATCGCCAGCGAATTGCAGGCGCGTACGGAGCAGGTAGACGCGGCAGTCCGCCTGCTGGACGAAGGAAACACCGTCCCTTTTATCGCCCGTTACCGTAAAGAAGTGACCGGCGGGCTGGATGACACCCAACTGCGCCAGCTCGAAACACGCCTCGGTTACCTGCGTGAACTGGAAGACCGACGCCAGACTATTCTGAAATCCATCGACGATCAGGGAAAGTTAACCGCGCAGCTCGCTACCGCCATAAAAGGCACGCTGAGCAAAACCGAGCTGGAAGACCTCTACCTGCCGTACAAACCTAAACGCCGCACGCGTGGACAAATCGCGATTGAAGCGGGTCTGGAACCGCTGGCCGACAGCCTGTGGCAAGACCCAAGCCAGGAGCCGGAGCTGACGGCACAGGCTTATGTCGATGCCGAGAAAGGCGTCGCGGACGTGAAAGCCGCACTGGACGGCGCACGTTACATTCTGATGGAACGCTTTGCCGAAGACGCCACGCTGCTGGCAAAAGTGCGTAACTACCTGTGGAAAAATGCCCATCTGGTTTCTCGCGTCGTAGAAGGGAAAGAGGAAGAAGGCGCGAAGTTCCGTGACTATTTTGATCATCACGAGCCGATTGCTCAGGTGCCTTCACACCGCGCGCTGGCAATGTTCCGTGGCCGTAACGAAGGCGTGCTACAACTGGCGCTGAACGCCGATCCGCAGCACGAAGAAGCGCCTCGCGAGAGCTACTGCGAACAAATTATTATCGACCACCTGAATCTGCGTTTAGGGAATGCCGCAGCAGACAGCTGGCGACGCGCCGTCATTAGCTGGACGTGGCGCATTAAAGTGCTGCTGCACCTTGAAACCGAGCTGATGGGCAGCGTGCGTGAAAAGGCTGAAGACGAAGCGATCAACGTTTTCGCCCGCAACATGCACGACCTGCTGATGGCCGCTCCGGCGGGCATGCGCGCGACGATGGGTCTCGATCCCGGCCTGCGTACTGGCGTGAAAGTTGCGGTGGTGGACGCTACTGGCAAGCTGGTCGCAACCGACACGATTTATCCGCATACCGGTCAGGCAGCGAAAGCCGCTCCTATTGTGGCCGCACTATGCCTCAAATATCAGGTTGAGCTGGTGGCGATTGGTAACGGAACTGCCTCACGTGAAACCGAGCGTTTCTTCCTCGACACGCAGAAGCAGTTCCCGGATATCAAAGCACAGAAAGTGATCGTCAGCGAAGCAGGCGCATCGGTGTACTCCGCGTCCGAGCTGGCCGCGCTGGAATTCCCCGATCTGGATGTCTCGCTGCGCGGTGCGGTGTCTATCGCCCGTCGTTTGCAGGATCCGCTGGCGGAACTGGTGAAGATCGATCCGAAATCCATCGGCGTGGGTCAGTATCAGCATGACGTAAGCCAAAGCCTGCTGGCGAAGAAGCTGGATGCGGTGGTCGAAGACTGCGTAAACGCCGTGGGCGTTGATCTGAACACCGCGTCCGTGGCGCTGTTAACGCGTGTCGCCGGGCTGACGCGCATGATGGCGCAGAATATTGTGACCTGGCGTGATGAGAATGGCCGCTTCCATAACCGCGAACAGCTGCTGAAAGTCAGCCGTCTGGGGCCAAAAGCCTTTGAACAATGTGCAGGCTTCCTGCGCATCAACCACGGCAATAACCCGCTGGATGCCTCTACCGTTCACCCAGAAGCCTATCCGATTGTGGAGCGTATTCTGGCCGCGACGGAACAGGCGTTGCAGGAGCTAATGGGGAACCCTAACGCACTGCGTAACTTGAAACCCTCGGATTTCACCGACGAGCGTTTCGGCGTACCAACGGTAACCGACATCATCAAGGAGCTGGAAAAACCGGGTCGCGATCCGCGCCCTGAGTTCAAAACCGCCAGCTTCGCCGACGGGGTGGAAACCTTAAACGATCTGCTGCCGGGCATGATTCTGGAAGGCGCAGTCACCAACGTCACCAACTTTGGCGCGTTTGTGGATATCGGCGTCCATCAGGATGGTTTAGTACATATTTCGTCACTGGCCGACCATTTCGTCGACGATCCGCACAAGGTCGTGAAAGCAGGCGATATCGTCAAAGTGAAAGTGATGGAAGTGGATCTGCAACGTAAGCGTATCGCGTTGACCATGCGCCTTGATGAGCAGCCGGGCGACACCGCATCACGTCGTGGCGGTGGCAGTGCGCGTGGCGATAGCAATACGTCATCACGTCAGCCAGCCGGTAAATCACGTCCTCGTCCCGCTAGCGCCCCTGTCGCAGGCAACAGCGCGATGGGCGACGCCCTGGCCGCCGCCTTTAAAAAACGTTAA
- the greB gene encoding transcription elongation factor GreB, producing MKTNLITREGYDKLRAEHDHLWNVKRPEITKIVSWAASLGDRSENADYTYNKRLLRQIDRRVRYLRKCLTELKIVDYSPQQDGCVFFGAWVEIENEQGDVKRLRIVGPDEIYGDNKDYISIDSPMARAMLKKAVDEEFTVNTPDGPREWCVNAIDYVKSS from the coding sequence TTGAAAACCAATCTGATTACCCGCGAGGGGTATGACAAACTGCGGGCAGAGCATGATCATCTCTGGAATGTAAAGCGCCCGGAAATTACGAAAATTGTCTCTTGGGCGGCCAGCCTGGGGGATCGCTCAGAAAATGCTGACTACACCTACAACAAGCGTTTATTGCGCCAGATCGACAGGCGTGTGCGCTACCTGAGAAAATGCCTGACGGAATTGAAAATCGTCGATTACTCGCCACAGCAGGACGGCTGCGTATTCTTTGGTGCCTGGGTCGAGATCGAGAATGAACAAGGGGATGTGAAGCGTTTGCGGATTGTCGGGCCGGACGAGATCTACGGTGATAATAAAGACTATATTTCGATCGACTCCCCCATGGCGCGTGCGATGCTGAAAAAAGCAGTTGATGAGGAGTTCACTGTAAACACGCCAGACGGTCCACGTGAGTGGTGCGTTAACGCGATTGATTACGTTAAATCGTCGTAA
- a CDS encoding IclR family transcriptional regulator, with protein sequence MNIFQQLEHSKAPAAVRLVMIIDYIAKHDEASFTEICTDLSIPKSSVHHLLEVLVVTQLLRQRADGRYVLGLRLFELGGLVIKNIDLRKDTINFMHELVKETELTCHLGIMDGDNGFFLSKVESPKAIVKTSWEGKKIVFNRMSLGKVLVAWLPQERIESLIADCTFEYLTPRTITNKEDFLQHLKIVKEQGWAIDDGEDIEEICCMAAPIFNQNGEVIAAIGVNGMQSQYANGKKEKHLASLIKTSKAITAHINSRNIDSR encoded by the coding sequence ATGAATATATTCCAACAGCTCGAACACAGTAAAGCGCCGGCAGCCGTCCGTTTAGTGATGATTATTGACTACATCGCCAAACATGACGAAGCCAGCTTCACTGAGATTTGCACTGATTTGTCTATACCTAAAAGCAGCGTACATCATCTACTGGAAGTGCTGGTGGTGACGCAATTGTTACGTCAGCGCGCTGACGGTCGTTATGTTTTGGGGTTAAGACTGTTTGAGCTTGGCGGTTTGGTAATAAAGAATATTGATCTGCGTAAAGACACGATTAACTTTATGCATGAATTAGTCAAAGAGACGGAGTTGACCTGCCATCTTGGTATTATGGACGGCGATAACGGTTTCTTCCTGAGTAAAGTGGAATCTCCCAAGGCCATTGTAAAAACATCCTGGGAAGGTAAGAAAATTGTATTTAACCGTATGTCTCTGGGGAAAGTGCTCGTCGCCTGGCTGCCACAGGAAAGAATTGAATCACTGATTGCCGATTGCACCTTTGAGTATTTGACGCCCCGGACGATTACCAACAAAGAAGATTTCCTACAACATCTGAAAATCGTCAAGGAACAGGGCTGGGCAATAGACGACGGCGAAGATATAGAAGAGATCTGCTGCATGGCCGCGCCAATCTTTAACCAAAATGGTGAAGTCATCGCCGCTATCGGCGTTAACGGTATGCAGTCGCAATATGCTAATGGAAAAAAAGAAAAACATCTGGCAAGCCTGATTAAAACCAGCAAAGCGATTACCGCTCATATTAACAGTCGGAATATTGATAGTAGATAA
- a CDS encoding MCP four helix bundle domain-containing protein gives MNMLNRIKLGKMLGMGFSLVIIISLMVAFFGRLQLVGLGNDINRLSGTTLANMLLIQEVKAGFDANARLIRNIAISNDPAQIKQEKQFVDEQIARNTANLKKLGQQLDTEGTSALLKQFQDTRPPYLAAFLKAMELVQSTDPQQRLQGNAIILNEMQPAQNALFNVLDAMMASQQQDTNEIVSHAQTGAYSGSVIMLILALAAAAMAAVVAWLITRTLKNQLGGEPLYATHIARQVADGDLAVDIDIKPHDQSSLLATMHHMSHNLGDIVEQVRQSSEAIASGSSQIAAGSENLSQRTEEQAASLQQTAASMEQMSQAIRQNSDTVRNATRLASQTSETATKGGEAVSDMVITMKEISVSSHKIRDIISVIDGIAFQTNILALNAAVEAARAGEQGRGFAVVAGEVRSLAQRSASAAKEIAVLINTSVEKVEAGNRLVEDTGSTIDELVRQARSVADLINEIGTTTQEQESGISQIHDAVNQLDQVTQQNATLVEESANAATSLREQSSHLVTLMNHFHLRGTPAARPAPVAKQAQPARLALAQASNTQDNWEKF, from the coding sequence ATGAATATGCTGAACAGAATCAAACTCGGCAAGATGCTGGGTATGGGATTTTCTCTGGTTATCATCATCAGTCTGATGGTGGCATTCTTCGGACGGCTCCAACTGGTTGGGCTGGGTAACGACATCAACCGACTTTCCGGCACTACGCTAGCAAATATGTTATTGATTCAGGAAGTTAAAGCCGGTTTTGACGCTAATGCTCGTCTGATCCGCAACATTGCAATCAGTAACGACCCTGCGCAAATCAAGCAGGAAAAGCAGTTCGTCGACGAGCAAATCGCCCGCAATACCGCCAACCTGAAAAAGCTGGGGCAACAGCTGGATACCGAAGGTACCAGCGCGCTGCTGAAGCAGTTTCAGGACACCCGCCCACCTTACCTTGCGGCCTTTTTGAAAGCCATGGAGCTGGTGCAATCCACCGACCCGCAGCAACGCCTACAGGGTAATGCCATTATTCTCAATGAGATGCAGCCCGCACAAAACGCGCTGTTCAACGTGCTGGATGCGATGATGGCCTCACAGCAGCAGGATACCAACGAGATTGTCAGCCACGCACAGACTGGCGCGTACTCCGGCAGCGTCATCATGCTGATTCTCGCGCTTGCCGCCGCCGCCATGGCCGCTGTCGTCGCCTGGCTGATTACCCGCACGTTGAAAAACCAACTGGGTGGTGAGCCGCTCTACGCTACTCACATTGCTCGGCAGGTGGCCGATGGCGATCTGGCCGTCGACATCGACATCAAGCCACATGATCAGAGCAGCCTGTTAGCCACCATGCACCACATGAGTCATAACCTGGGCGATATCGTCGAACAGGTGCGGCAAAGCAGCGAAGCTATCGCTTCCGGTTCTAGCCAAATCGCCGCAGGCAGCGAAAACCTGAGTCAGCGCACGGAAGAGCAGGCCGCCAGCTTGCAGCAAACCGCAGCGTCGATGGAGCAAATGAGTCAGGCTATTCGTCAGAATTCGGATACCGTGCGTAACGCCACCCGACTCGCCAGCCAAACCAGCGAAACGGCGACGAAAGGCGGCGAGGCCGTCAGCGACATGGTCATTACGATGAAAGAGATCTCTGTCAGCTCGCACAAAATCCGGGATATCATCAGCGTCATTGATGGCATCGCTTTCCAGACTAACATTCTGGCGCTAAATGCGGCGGTCGAAGCGGCACGCGCGGGTGAGCAAGGTCGTGGCTTTGCCGTGGTGGCTGGAGAAGTGCGTTCACTGGCACAGCGCTCCGCCTCTGCCGCGAAAGAGATCGCGGTGCTGATTAACACCAGCGTCGAGAAAGTAGAAGCGGGGAATCGTCTGGTCGAAGACACCGGCAGCACCATTGATGAGCTGGTACGTCAGGCTCGCAGCGTGGCAGATTTAATCAACGAGATCGGGACAACCACGCAGGAACAAGAATCCGGCATTTCGCAAATTCATGACGCGGTGAACCAGCTCGATCAGGTCACCCAGCAGAACGCGACGTTGGTAGAAGAGTCAGCCAATGCAGCAACCAGCCTGCGCGAGCAGTCATCCCATCTGGTCACGCTCATGAACCACTTCCACCTGCGAGGCACGCCAGCGGCGCGACCAGCACCAGTGGCGAAGCAAGCACAACCCGCCCGTTTAGCCCTCGCGCAAGCCAGCAACACACAGGATAACTGGGAAAAATTCTAG
- the envZ gene encoding two-component system sensor histidine kinase EnvZ, with the protein MMQWRFSPRSSFARTLLLIVTLLFVSLVTTYLVVLNFAILPSLQQFNKVLAYEVRMLMTDSLQLEDGTTLEVPPAFRREIYRELGISLYTNAAAEESGLRWAQHYKFLSDQMAQQLGGPTDVRVEVSKNTPVVWLKTWLSPDIWVRVPLTEIHQGDFSPLFRYTLAIMLLVIGGAWLFIRVQNRPLVELEHAALQVGKGIIPPPLREYGASEVRSVTRAFNQMASGVKLLADDRTLLMAGVSHDLRTPLTRIRLATEMMGKEDDYLAESINKDIEECNAIIEQFLDYLRTGQEMQTEVADLNAIMGEVVASESGYERQIDSEFATGELLVRISSLSIKRAALNLVVNAARYGNGWIKVSTGRELQRVWFQVEDDGEGIAPDQLKHLFQPFVRGDSARTTSGTGLGLAIVQRIIDAHNGVLDVGSSERGGLCVRAYLPLLSDVAVADTGAAKES; encoded by the coding sequence ATGATGCAATGGCGCTTTTCTCCGCGCAGCTCATTTGCACGGACGTTGCTACTGATTGTCACGTTGTTGTTTGTCAGTTTGGTCACCACCTATTTGGTGGTGCTCAACTTCGCTATTCTGCCGAGTTTGCAGCAGTTTAATAAGGTGCTGGCATATGAAGTAAGAATGCTGATGACGGACAGTCTGCAACTGGAAGATGGCACCACGCTTGAGGTGCCGCCAGCGTTCCGGCGTGAGATTTACCGCGAATTGGGTATATCGCTGTACACCAATGCAGCGGCGGAAGAAAGCGGCCTGCGTTGGGCCCAGCACTACAAGTTTTTGAGTGACCAGATGGCGCAACAGCTGGGTGGCCCGACGGATGTGCGGGTTGAGGTCAGCAAGAATACGCCGGTGGTGTGGCTGAAAACCTGGCTTTCACCGGATATCTGGGTGCGCGTTCCCCTCACTGAAATTCATCAGGGCGATTTCTCGCCGCTCTTCCGCTATACGCTGGCGATAATGCTGCTGGTGATTGGCGGCGCGTGGCTATTTATTCGGGTGCAGAACCGACCCTTGGTTGAGCTGGAGCATGCGGCTTTGCAGGTCGGGAAGGGCATTATTCCGCCGCCGCTGCGTGAATATGGTGCCTCCGAAGTGCGTTCCGTGACGCGCGCCTTTAACCAGATGGCCTCCGGCGTGAAGCTGCTGGCCGATGACCGTACGCTGTTAATGGCGGGCGTTAGCCATGACCTGCGTACGCCGCTGACGCGAATTCGTCTGGCGACCGAAATGATGGGCAAGGAAGATGACTATCTGGCGGAGTCGATCAATAAGGACATTGAAGAGTGTAATGCGATTATTGAGCAGTTCCTCGACTACCTGCGCACCGGTCAGGAAATGCAGACGGAAGTGGCCGACCTGAACGCCATTATGGGCGAAGTGGTAGCATCGGAAAGCGGTTATGAACGCCAGATCGACAGCGAGTTTGCTACTGGCGAGTTGCTGGTGCGTATCAGTTCGCTTTCGATCAAACGTGCGGCGTTGAATCTGGTCGTGAATGCGGCGCGTTATGGGAACGGCTGGATAAAAGTCAGTACCGGACGTGAGCTACAGCGCGTCTGGTTTCAGGTAGAAGATGACGGAGAAGGCATTGCGCCCGATCAGTTGAAGCACCTGTTCCAGCCTTTTGTTCGCGGCGACAGCGCGCGAACCACCAGCGGTACAGGGCTGGGGCTGGCGATTGTGCAGCGTATTATCGATGCACACAATGGCGTGCTGGATGTCGGCAGCAGCGAACGCGGTGGGCTCTGCGTCCGCGCGTATCTGCCGCTGCTCTCGGACGTCGCAGTAGCGGATACGGGAGCCGCGAAAGAGTCATAA